The following proteins come from a genomic window of Azoarcus sp. PA01:
- a CDS encoding FHA domain-containing protein, protein MIQPKNVCVLVAEIPGRQRFAEALGAHEVSHAVERCMHRIERAVEANGGTRLRRESARACTTFERCDAAILAACEMLERVESLPPLRGLRMLIRVGVHYGAAAPGQAVSADEALAMRLADTARPGHILASNAVVMQLSPGVRHLACNTALQDPALDGLGWPAFEIVRYSGTITSIPAAERIAQRLRIHHQQDVLFVEENRPVVLLGREIGNDIVIIDRRTSRQHARIERRREGFVLIDRSTNGTYIAENGGAERYIKAGELPLIGPGRIGCGFSANDIERDLAFFEIV, encoded by the coding sequence ATGATCCAGCCGAAGAACGTCTGCGTCCTCGTTGCCGAAATACCCGGGAGACAGCGCTTTGCCGAGGCGCTCGGCGCGCATGAAGTCAGCCATGCGGTCGAGCGCTGCATGCACCGCATCGAGCGGGCCGTCGAGGCCAACGGCGGAACCCGGCTGCGCCGCGAATCGGCACGCGCGTGCACGACGTTCGAGCGCTGCGACGCGGCGATCCTCGCCGCCTGCGAAATGCTCGAGCGCGTCGAAAGCCTGCCGCCGCTGCGCGGCCTGCGGATGTTGATCCGCGTCGGCGTGCACTATGGCGCGGCCGCCCCGGGCCAGGCAGTCAGCGCCGACGAGGCGCTCGCGATGCGCCTCGCCGATACCGCGCGACCCGGCCACATCCTCGCCAGCAATGCGGTCGTGATGCAGCTGTCGCCCGGCGTGCGCCATCTCGCCTGCAACACGGCGCTGCAGGACCCGGCGCTCGACGGCCTGGGCTGGCCGGCGTTCGAGATCGTGCGGTATTCGGGCACGATCACGTCGATCCCGGCTGCGGAGCGCATCGCGCAACGGCTGAGAATCCACCACCAGCAGGACGTGCTGTTCGTCGAGGAGAACCGTCCGGTGGTGCTGCTGGGGCGCGAGATCGGCAACGACATCGTCATCATCGACCGGCGCACTTCGCGCCAGCACGCGCGCATCGAGCGCCGGCGTGAAGGGTTCGTCCTGATCGACCGCAGCACCAACGGCACGTACATCGCCGAAAACGGCGGCGCCGAGCGGTACATCAAGGCCGGCGAACTGCCGCTGATCGGCCCGGGCCGCATCGGCTGCGGCTTCTCGGCGAACGACATCGAGCGCGACCTGGCGTTTTTCGAGATCGTCTAG
- a CDS encoding exodeoxyribonuclease III: protein MLRVITLNLNGVRSAVGKGFLDWLATQDADVVCVQELKAQAGDLSDAMRTPNGYTGHFHHAEKKGYSGVGLYTRRPPDRIVEGLGIADIDAEGRFLQLDFGPLSVVSLYLPSGSSSEECQLAKFGFMERFLPHLATLRACGREIIVCGDWNIAHREIDLKNWKSNQKNSGFLPEERAWFSRVLEEQAWVDVYRRLYPEAGGEGYTWWSNRGQAWAKNVGWRLDYQIATPGIATTAKSAEVYKAQRFSDHAPLVVNYDFSF, encoded by the coding sequence ATGTTACGCGTCATCACCCTCAACCTCAACGGCGTCCGCTCGGCAGTCGGCAAGGGCTTTCTCGACTGGCTCGCCACGCAGGACGCCGATGTCGTCTGCGTGCAGGAACTCAAGGCGCAGGCCGGCGACCTCAGCGACGCGATGCGCACGCCGAACGGCTACACCGGCCACTTCCATCACGCTGAAAAGAAAGGCTACAGCGGCGTCGGGCTCTACACGCGGCGACCGCCCGACCGCATCGTCGAAGGACTCGGGATCGCCGACATCGACGCCGAAGGGCGCTTCCTGCAGCTCGATTTCGGCCCGCTGTCGGTCGTGTCGCTGTACCTGCCGTCGGGCTCCAGTTCCGAGGAGTGCCAGCTGGCCAAGTTCGGCTTCATGGAGCGCTTCCTGCCGCATCTGGCGACGCTGCGTGCGTGCGGTCGCGAGATCATCGTCTGCGGCGACTGGAACATCGCGCACCGGGAAATCGACCTGAAGAACTGGAAATCGAACCAGAAGAATTCCGGCTTTCTCCCCGAGGAGCGCGCCTGGTTCAGCCGCGTGCTCGAGGAACAGGCGTGGGTCGACGTCTATCGCCGGCTCTACCCCGAGGCCGGCGGCGAAGGCTACACGTGGTGGTCGAACCGCGGCCAGGCGTGGGCAAAGAACGTCGGCTGGCGCCTCGACTACCAGATCGCGACCCCCGGCATCGCCACGACTGCGAAGTCGGCCGAGGTCTACAAAGCACAGCGCTTCAGTGACCACGCGCCACTGGTGGTCAATTACGATTTCAGCTTCTGA
- the ttcA gene encoding tRNA 2-thiocytidine(32) synthetase TtcA, producing the protein MTPLSAVAAATPALAAATSALAEAADTRFSNTFLRLKKKLERSVGKAIADFNMIGDGDTVMVCVSGGKDSYTLLSCLLALRERAPVDFRIIAMNLDQKQPGFPAEVLPAYFESIGVEYRIVSEDTYSIVKDKIPEGKTTCSLCSRLRRGIIYRVARELGATRIALGHHRDDMLETLFLNLFFGGKIKAMPPKLVSDNGEHVVIRPLAYCTEADIARFARTMAFPIIPCNLCGSQENAQRKQIKTMLQGWAREHPGRIESIATALGQVVPSHLADASLFDFRNLTRDTVVAEGDIAFDHVEVPSASAAPMHAVMPTVMQFADRPTDGE; encoded by the coding sequence GTGACTCCCCTTTCCGCTGTCGCCGCGGCGACTCCAGCCCTCGCCGCGGCGACTTCAGCCCTCGCCGAAGCGGCCGACACCCGCTTTTCGAACACTTTCCTGCGGCTGAAGAAAAAGCTCGAGCGCAGCGTCGGCAAGGCGATCGCCGACTTCAACATGATCGGCGACGGCGACACGGTGATGGTGTGCGTATCCGGCGGCAAGGATTCGTACACGCTGCTGTCGTGCCTGCTCGCGCTGCGCGAACGCGCGCCGGTCGACTTCCGCATCATCGCGATGAACCTCGACCAGAAGCAGCCCGGCTTCCCCGCCGAAGTGCTGCCGGCCTATTTCGAGTCGATCGGTGTCGAATACCGCATCGTCAGCGAGGACACCTACTCGATCGTCAAGGACAAGATCCCCGAGGGCAAGACGACCTGTTCGCTGTGCTCGCGGCTGCGGCGCGGCATCATCTACCGCGTTGCGCGCGAGCTCGGCGCGACGCGCATCGCGCTCGGCCATCACCGCGACGACATGCTCGAGACGCTGTTCCTGAACCTGTTCTTCGGCGGCAAGATCAAGGCGATGCCGCCGAAGCTCGTCAGCGACAACGGCGAACACGTCGTGATCAGGCCGCTTGCGTACTGCACCGAAGCCGACATCGCGCGCTTCGCGCGGACGATGGCGTTCCCGATCATTCCGTGCAACCTGTGCGGCTCGCAGGAAAACGCACAGCGGAAGCAGATCAAGACGATGCTGCAAGGCTGGGCGCGCGAGCATCCGGGGCGCATCGAATCGATCGCGACCGCGCTCGGCCAAGTCGTGCCGTCACATCTCGCCGACGCATCGCTGTTCGACTTTCGCAACCTGACGCGCGACACGGTCGTCGCCGAAGGCGACATCGCGTTCGACCACGTCGAGGTGCCGTCCGCGTCCGCCGCGCCGATGCACGCCGTCATGCCCACCGTAATGCAATTCGCCGATCGCCCGACGGACGGGGAGTAG
- a CDS encoding NAD-dependent deacylase: protein MTETHVLDAVARLVADAPRILFITGAGISADSGLPTYRGIGGLYHERLTDDGLTIEEALSGEMMEARPEVAWKYIAEIEANCRGAEPNIAHRIIAALEHEHPGVWVLTQNVDGLHRAAGSRNLIEIHGSVHRLRCTECTHARAVPDYAGLRIPPGCPACGGVLRPDVVLFGEMLPETGLKRLAALLDDGVDLVVSIGTTSVFPYISGPVWWADQLGVPSVEINPGETGVSEIVTHRLRLRAAEALPELWRRLHPERPLED, encoded by the coding sequence ATGACTGAGACCCACGTTCTGGATGCCGTCGCGCGGCTCGTCGCCGATGCGCCCCGCATCCTGTTCATCACCGGCGCCGGCATTTCGGCCGATTCCGGCCTGCCGACCTACCGCGGCATCGGCGGGCTCTACCACGAGCGCCTGACCGACGACGGGCTGACGATCGAAGAGGCGCTGTCGGGCGAGATGATGGAGGCGCGCCCTGAAGTCGCGTGGAAATACATCGCCGAGATCGAAGCGAACTGCCGCGGCGCCGAACCGAACATCGCGCACCGCATCATCGCCGCGCTGGAACACGAGCACCCCGGCGTGTGGGTGCTGACGCAGAACGTCGACGGCCTGCACCGCGCGGCCGGATCGCGCAACCTCATCGAGATCCACGGCAGCGTGCATCGCCTGCGCTGCACCGAATGCACGCACGCGCGCGCGGTGCCCGACTATGCCGGGCTGCGGATTCCGCCCGGCTGCCCCGCGTGTGGCGGCGTGCTGCGCCCGGATGTCGTGCTGTTCGGCGAAATGCTGCCGGAAACCGGCCTGAAGCGTCTCGCGGCGCTGCTCGACGACGGTGTCGACCTCGTCGTGTCGATCGGCACGACGAGCGTCTTCCCGTACATCTCGGGGCCGGTCTGGTGGGCCGATCAGCTCGGCGTGCCGAGCGTCGAGATCAACCCCGGCGAAACCGGCGTCAGCGAGATCGTCACGCACCGCCTGCGCCTGCGCGCCGCCGAGGCGCTGCCGGAACTGTGGCGCCGGCTGCATCCGGAGCGGCCGCTCGAGGACTGA
- a CDS encoding FAD/FMN-binding oxidoreductase, with the protein MTQRLREIPYNYTSFSDREIVIRLLGADAWHALDALREERVTGRSARMLYEVLGDIWVVQRNPYLQDDLLENPERRRALIEALRHRLREVEKRREESAAQDPERSDKVARLIESAHDAVDRFAQFFSDTEVLRKKTLKTLTRHTARDNICFDGHARVSHVTDATDWRVEYPFVVLYPDTEEEMAPLVKCCIELGLTIIPRGGGTGYTGGAVPLDARSAVINTEKLIAIGPVEELALPGADGSEGPRYATIRTGAGVVTERVAEAAAAAGRVFAVDPTSASASCIGGNVAMNAGGKKAVLWGTALDNLAWWKMVTPDGDWLEVERLDHNFGKIHEQETVRFRLRRFDAKRYAPLGEEILTLPGASCRKTGLGKDVTDKFLGGVPGVQKEGTDGLIVAARWVLHKMPPVTRTVCLEFFGQVREAVPAIVEITDWFKPGNEGERLGVQLAGLEHLDERYVNAVGYTTKAKRHGRPKMVLIGDIVGFDEAAVMTAASEVVRLCNVRGAEGFIAVSPEQRKRFWLDRSRTAAISRHTNAFKVNEDVVIPLARMGDYCDGIERINIELSTRNKLDLCDALAELLAGELPLDQGDANLPSDELIGDRRQAAVDYIASVRRRWQWLLDNLDLPLAHAEAQFDEFGIHPGELTNRAAHPKLFHRLQDYSVRTSWKTELKPRLEKIFDGAVFRPVVARIMEVHKEVLRGRVFVALHMHAGDGNVHTNIPVNSDHYAMLQTANRAVDRIMALARSLDGVISGEHGIGITKLDYLTDAEMANFWEYKRRVDPQGHFNRGKLMRGMGSITGNLDNAYTPSFNLMGHESLIMEQTEIGYIAHDIKDCLRCGKCKPVCSTHVPRANLLYSPRNKILSTSLLIEAMLYEEQTRRGVSLAHWAEFEDVADHCTVCHKCEKPCPVDIDFGDVSIKMRNLLRKQGKKSFNPGKAAAMAFLTAKDPATIKLIRTGMIEWGYKAQRLAHRVGKSLGLVQQQVKQPPATLGKPPLRAQVIHFINKPMPGKLPKRTSRALLDIEDANVIPVIRDPHLKRDDSEAVFYFPGCGSERLFSQVGLATQAMLYQVGATTVLPPGYLCCGYPQTSAGEDDKGQQITTDNRVLFHRVANTLNYLDIKTVIVSCGTCMDQLQKYQFEQIFPGCRLLDIHEYLMEKGVALEGVTGTKYMYHEPCHTPMKVHSGIKVANALMGTRVDANDRCCGESGTLAVARPDISTQVRFRKQQEIEKGAATLRDGADAVKILTSCPSCLQGLSRYANDGGGVEADYIVVEIAKHLLGDNWMPDYVQRANSGGIERVLL; encoded by the coding sequence ATGACTCAACGCCTGCGCGAGATTCCCTATAACTACACGTCGTTCTCCGACCGCGAGATCGTCATCCGCCTGCTCGGCGCCGACGCCTGGCATGCGCTCGATGCGCTGCGCGAGGAACGCGTGACCGGGCGCTCGGCGCGGATGCTCTACGAAGTGCTTGGCGACATCTGGGTCGTGCAGCGCAATCCCTACCTCCAGGACGACCTGCTCGAAAACCCGGAGCGGCGCCGCGCGCTGATCGAGGCGCTGCGCCACCGGCTGCGCGAAGTCGAGAAGCGCCGCGAGGAAAGCGCAGCACAGGATCCGGAACGCAGCGACAAGGTCGCGCGCCTCATCGAGTCGGCGCACGACGCCGTCGACCGCTTCGCGCAGTTCTTCAGCGACACCGAAGTGCTGCGCAAGAAAACGCTGAAGACGCTGACGCGCCACACCGCACGCGACAACATCTGCTTCGACGGCCATGCCCGCGTGTCGCACGTCACCGATGCGACCGACTGGCGCGTCGAATATCCCTTCGTCGTCCTCTACCCCGACACCGAAGAGGAAATGGCGCCGCTCGTGAAATGCTGCATCGAGCTCGGCCTGACGATCATCCCGCGCGGCGGCGGCACCGGCTACACCGGGGGGGCCGTGCCGCTCGATGCGCGCTCGGCCGTCATCAACACCGAAAAGCTGATCGCGATCGGCCCGGTCGAGGAACTCGCGCTGCCCGGCGCCGACGGCAGCGAAGGCCCGCGCTACGCGACGATCCGCACCGGTGCCGGCGTCGTCACCGAGCGCGTCGCCGAAGCGGCGGCCGCAGCGGGGCGCGTGTTCGCCGTCGACCCGACGTCGGCCAGCGCGTCGTGCATCGGCGGCAACGTCGCGATGAACGCAGGCGGCAAGAAAGCCGTGCTGTGGGGCACTGCGCTCGATAACCTGGCGTGGTGGAAAATGGTCACGCCGGACGGCGACTGGCTCGAAGTCGAGCGCCTCGACCACAACTTCGGCAAGATCCACGAGCAGGAGACGGTGCGCTTTCGCCTGCGCCGCTTCGACGCGAAGCGCTACGCGCCGCTCGGCGAGGAGATCCTGACGCTGCCCGGCGCATCCTGCCGCAAGACCGGCCTCGGCAAGGACGTCACCGACAAGTTTCTCGGCGGCGTGCCCGGCGTGCAGAAGGAAGGCACCGACGGCCTGATTGTCGCCGCGCGCTGGGTGCTGCACAAGATGCCGCCGGTCACGCGCACGGTGTGCCTCGAGTTCTTCGGCCAGGTGCGCGAAGCGGTGCCGGCGATCGTCGAGATCACCGACTGGTTCAAGCCCGGCAATGAAGGCGAGCGCCTCGGCGTGCAGCTCGCCGGCCTCGAGCACCTCGACGAGCGCTACGTGAATGCGGTCGGCTACACGACGAAAGCGAAGCGCCACGGCCGGCCGAAGATGGTGCTGATCGGCGACATCGTCGGCTTTGATGAAGCGGCGGTGATGACGGCCGCGTCGGAAGTCGTGCGCCTGTGCAACGTGCGCGGCGCCGAAGGCTTCATCGCAGTCAGCCCCGAGCAGCGCAAACGCTTCTGGCTCGACCGCTCGCGCACCGCAGCGATCTCGCGCCACACCAACGCGTTCAAGGTCAACGAGGACGTCGTGATCCCGCTCGCGCGCATGGGCGACTACTGCGACGGCATTGAGCGCATCAACATCGAGCTGTCGACGCGCAACAAGCTCGATCTGTGCGACGCGCTCGCCGAACTGCTCGCCGGCGAGCTGCCGCTCGACCAGGGCGACGCGAACCTGCCGAGCGACGAGCTGATCGGCGACCGCCGCCAGGCCGCGGTCGACTACATCGCGAGCGTGCGGCGCCGCTGGCAGTGGCTGCTCGACAACCTCGACCTGCCGCTCGCGCACGCCGAAGCGCAGTTCGACGAATTCGGCATCCACCCCGGCGAGCTGACGAACCGCGCCGCGCACCCGAAGCTCTTCCATCGCCTGCAGGACTACTCCGTGCGCACGTCGTGGAAGACGGAGTTGAAGCCGCGGCTCGAGAAGATCTTCGACGGTGCGGTGTTCCGCCCGGTCGTCGCGCGCATCATGGAAGTGCACAAGGAAGTGCTGCGCGGGCGCGTGTTCGTCGCGCTGCACATGCACGCGGGCGACGGCAACGTGCATACCAACATCCCGGTCAACTCCGACCACTACGCGATGCTGCAGACGGCGAACCGCGCCGTCGACCGCATCATGGCGCTCGCCCGCTCGTTGGACGGCGTGATCTCCGGCGAGCACGGCATCGGCATCACCAAGCTCGACTACCTGACCGACGCCGAAATGGCGAACTTCTGGGAATACAAGCGCCGCGTCGACCCGCAAGGCCACTTCAACCGCGGCAAGCTGATGCGCGGGATGGGCTCGATCACCGGCAATCTCGACAACGCCTACACGCCGAGCTTCAACCTGATGGGCCACGAGTCGCTGATCATGGAGCAGACCGAGATCGGCTACATCGCGCACGACATCAAGGACTGCCTGCGCTGCGGCAAGTGCAAGCCGGTGTGCTCGACGCACGTGCCGCGCGCGAACCTGCTGTACAGCCCGAGGAACAAGATCCTCAGCACGTCGCTGCTGATCGAGGCGATGCTGTACGAGGAGCAGACGCGGCGCGGCGTGTCGCTCGCGCACTGGGCCGAGTTCGAGGACGTCGCCGACCACTGCACCGTGTGCCACAAGTGCGAGAAACCCTGCCCGGTCGACATCGACTTCGGCGACGTGTCGATCAAGATGCGCAACCTCTTGAGGAAGCAGGGCAAGAAGAGCTTCAATCCGGGCAAGGCCGCGGCGATGGCGTTCCTGACCGCGAAGGATCCGGCGACGATCAAGCTGATCCGCACCGGCATGATCGAATGGGGCTACAAGGCGCAGCGGCTCGCGCACCGGGTCGGCAAGTCGCTCGGCCTCGTCCAGCAACAGGTCAAGCAGCCGCCGGCGACCCTCGGCAAGCCGCCGCTGCGCGCGCAGGTGATCCACTTCATCAACAAGCCGATGCCCGGCAAGCTGCCCAAGCGCACCAGCCGCGCGCTGCTCGACATCGAGGACGCCAACGTCATCCCGGTGATCCGCGACCCGCACCTGAAGCGCGACGACTCGGAAGCGGTGTTCTATTTCCCCGGCTGCGGCTCCGAGCGCCTGTTCAGCCAGGTCGGCCTCGCGACGCAGGCGATGCTGTACCAGGTCGGCGCGACCACCGTGCTCCCGCCCGGCTACCTGTGCTGCGGCTACCCGCAGACTTCGGCCGGCGAGGACGACAAGGGCCAGCAGATCACGACCGACAACCGCGTGCTGTTCCACCGCGTCGCCAACACGCTGAACTACCTCGACATCAAAACCGTCATCGTGTCCTGCGGCACGTGCATGGACCAGCTGCAGAAATACCAGTTCGAGCAGATCTTCCCCGGCTGCCGGCTGCTCGACATCCACGAGTACCTGATGGAAAAAGGCGTCGCGCTCGAAGGCGTCACCGGCACGAAATACATGTACCACGAGCCGTGCCACACGCCGATGAAAGTGCATTCCGGAATCAAGGTCGCGAATGCCCTGATGGGCACGCGCGTCGACGCGAACGACCGCTGCTGCGGCGAGTCGGGCACGCTCGCGGTCGCACGACCCGACATCTCGACGCAGGTGCGCTTCCGCAAGCAGCAAGAGATCGAGAAAGGCGCGGCGACGCTGCGCGATGGCGCGGACGCGGTGAAGATCCTGACGTCGTGCCCGTCGTGCCTGCAGGGCCTGTCGCGCTACGCCAACGACGGTGGCGGCGTCGAAGCCGACTACATCGTCGTCGAGATCGCGAAACACCTGCTCGGCGACAACTGGATGCCGGACTACGTGCAGCGCGCGAACAGCGGCGGCATCGAACGGGTGCTGCTGTAG
- the pyrE gene encoding orotate phosphoribosyltransferase: protein MDFSRDFIALACAKGVLRFGSFVTKAGRNSPYFFNAGLFDDGASFRALCGFYARAIQAAGVPCDMLFGPAYKGIPLVAGVAIRLAEQGVNLPFAFNRKEAKDHGEGGTLVGAPLEGRVLILDDVISAGTSVRESVELIRAGGAVPAGVVIALDRVERGKGAESAVEEVRASFEIPVIAVATLDDLIDYLGDSPELAANLDAVQAYRDMYGIGSPR from the coding sequence GTGGATTTTAGCCGGGATTTCATTGCATTGGCCTGTGCCAAAGGGGTGCTGCGCTTCGGTTCGTTCGTGACCAAGGCCGGGCGCAATTCGCCGTATTTCTTCAACGCCGGCCTGTTCGACGACGGGGCGTCGTTCCGCGCGCTGTGCGGCTTCTACGCGCGCGCGATCCAGGCTGCCGGCGTGCCGTGCGACATGCTGTTCGGGCCGGCGTACAAAGGCATTCCGCTCGTCGCCGGCGTCGCGATCCGGCTCGCCGAACAGGGCGTCAATCTGCCTTTCGCGTTCAACCGCAAGGAAGCGAAGGACCACGGCGAAGGCGGCACGCTGGTCGGCGCGCCGCTCGAAGGCCGCGTGCTGATCCTCGACGACGTGATCTCCGCCGGCACCTCGGTGCGCGAGTCGGTCGAACTGATCCGCGCCGGCGGGGCCGTCCCGGCCGGTGTCGTGATCGCGCTCGACCGCGTGGAGCGCGGCAAGGGCGCCGAGTCGGCGGTCGAGGAAGTGCGCGCGAGCTTCGAGATTCCGGTGATCGCCGTGGCGACGCTCGACGACCTCATCGACTACCTCGGCGACAGCCCGGAGCTCGCCGCGAATCTGGACGCGGTGCAGGCCTATCGCGACATGTATGGCATTGGTTCGCCGCGCTGA
- a CDS encoding DedA family protein, producing the protein MSFLSLLDPGPEAGLAALFASSFLAATLLPGGSELVLAGVLALRPEQLVAALTLATLGNTLGGMSTWALARLLPGKADTGRLAWVRDHGAPILLLAWVPVIGDALCAAAGWLRLAWLPCLLWMAAGKLLRYALVAFAVL; encoded by the coding sequence ATGAGCTTCCTTTCGCTGCTCGACCCCGGCCCCGAAGCGGGTCTCGCGGCGCTGTTCGCGTCGAGCTTTCTTGCCGCGACGCTGCTGCCCGGGGGGTCGGAACTCGTGCTCGCCGGCGTGCTCGCGCTGCGGCCCGAGCAGCTCGTCGCGGCGCTGACGCTCGCGACGCTCGGCAACACGCTCGGCGGCATGAGCACGTGGGCGCTCGCCCGGCTGCTGCCCGGAAAGGCGGACACGGGCCGGCTCGCGTGGGTGCGCGATCACGGCGCGCCGATCCTGCTGCTGGCGTGGGTGCCGGTGATCGGCGACGCGCTGTGTGCCGCAGCAGGCTGGCTGCGCCTCGCGTGGCTGCCATGCCTGCTGTGGATGGCGGCAGGCAAGCTGCTACGCTACGCGCTCGTCGCCTTCGCCGTGCTGTGA
- a CDS encoding molybdopterin oxidoreductase family protein has protein sequence MSQLVEKVVRAACPHDCPDTCAMEVTVAGGRAVKIRGAAALPFTNGALCPKVARYLERVYSDQRLLHPMKRVGRKGEGRFERIGWDEALDTIAAKFGAIAADDARGIVPYSYGGTLGFVQGGSMDFRFFHRLGASLLDRTICSSAGVAGWTATIGAMVGTDPEALVDAKLILIWGANPVVSNLHGWRYLQEAKRRGAKLVCIDPRRTQTAEKCDQHLAPWPGTDGALALAMMQVLIDDGLIDRDYIAAHTLGFDALAERVKPCTPEWAAPLTGLSAEAIRSLAREYGSVKPAAIRLNYGLNRCGGGGMAVRNVACLPALTGAWRHAAGGAALSTSGNFPVDQHALERPDLYPHEPGRPPRTINMATIGDALLTADDPPIRAIYVYNSNPLAVAPDNRSVREGFAREDLFCVVHELFQTDTADYADILLPATSQLEHRDLHKSYGHLYVVDNQPAIGPLGEAKPNSEVFRLLAARLGFTDPALCESDDEIAAAAFKRRDNRVYGLERGLGAQGWAHLNLPRPFAPFAKGDFLTPSGKCEFFSASLARQGHDPLPAWVPPHESPVSNPTLAARYPLALISPPARNFLNTSFANLPRFIGEERGPSLEIHPDDAAARGIVEGDRLRIFNDRGAFHARAVPTDRVRPGLVVAPSVWWRKLSGDGENVNAVTSKALTDMGGGPTFYDCLVEVAKETHDD, from the coding sequence ATGAGCCAGCTCGTTGAAAAGGTGGTCCGCGCGGCCTGCCCGCACGATTGCCCCGATACCTGCGCGATGGAAGTGACGGTCGCCGGCGGACGGGCGGTGAAGATCCGCGGCGCCGCAGCGCTGCCGTTCACGAACGGCGCGCTGTGCCCGAAAGTCGCCCGCTATCTCGAGCGGGTGTATTCGGACCAGCGCCTGCTGCACCCGATGAAGCGCGTCGGGCGCAAAGGCGAAGGCCGCTTCGAGCGCATCGGCTGGGACGAGGCGCTCGACACGATCGCGGCGAAGTTCGGCGCGATCGCCGCCGACGATGCGCGCGGCATCGTGCCGTACAGCTATGGTGGCACGCTCGGCTTCGTGCAGGGCGGCAGCATGGATTTCCGCTTCTTCCATCGCCTCGGCGCGTCGCTGCTCGACCGCACGATCTGCTCGTCAGCGGGCGTCGCCGGCTGGACGGCGACGATCGGAGCAATGGTCGGCACCGACCCCGAAGCGCTCGTCGACGCGAAGCTGATCCTGATCTGGGGCGCGAACCCGGTGGTGTCGAACCTGCACGGCTGGCGTTACCTGCAGGAGGCGAAGCGGCGCGGTGCGAAGCTCGTGTGCATCGACCCGCGGCGCACGCAGACCGCGGAAAAATGCGATCAGCATCTCGCGCCGTGGCCCGGCACCGACGGTGCGCTCGCGCTGGCGATGATGCAGGTGCTGATCGACGACGGGCTGATCGACCGCGACTACATCGCGGCGCATACGCTCGGCTTCGACGCGCTCGCCGAACGCGTCAAGCCCTGCACGCCGGAGTGGGCGGCGCCGCTGACCGGCCTATCGGCAGAGGCGATCCGCAGCCTCGCGCGCGAGTACGGCAGCGTCAAGCCCGCCGCGATCCGCCTCAATTACGGGCTCAACCGCTGTGGCGGCGGCGGCATGGCGGTGCGCAACGTCGCGTGCCTGCCGGCGCTGACCGGCGCGTGGCGCCATGCCGCCGGCGGGGCGGCGCTGTCGACGTCCGGCAATTTCCCGGTCGACCAGCACGCGCTCGAGCGGCCGGACCTATACCCGCACGAGCCGGGCCGTCCGCCGCGCACGATCAACATGGCGACGATCGGCGACGCGCTGCTCACCGCGGACGACCCGCCGATCCGCGCGATCTACGTCTACAACTCGAATCCGCTCGCGGTCGCGCCGGACAATCGCAGCGTGCGCGAAGGGTTCGCGCGCGAGGACCTGTTCTGCGTCGTGCACGAACTTTTCCAGACCGACACCGCCGACTACGCCGACATCCTGCTGCCGGCGACGAGCCAGCTCGAGCACCGCGACCTGCACAAGTCCTACGGCCACCTGTACGTCGTCGACAACCAGCCGGCGATCGGGCCGCTCGGCGAGGCGAAGCCGAACAGCGAAGTGTTCCGCCTGCTCGCCGCGCGGCTCGGCTTCACCGACCCGGCGTTGTGCGAGTCCGACGACGAGATCGCCGCGGCGGCGTTCAAGCGCCGCGACAACCGGGTGTATGGGCTCGAGCGCGGCCTTGGGGCGCAGGGCTGGGCGCACCTGAACCTGCCGCGGCCGTTCGCGCCGTTCGCGAAAGGCGATTTCCTCACGCCGTCGGGCAAATGCGAATTTTTCTCCGCCAGCCTCGCCCGGCAAGGGCACGATCCGCTGCCGGCATGGGTGCCGCCGCACGAGTCGCCGGTCAGCAACCCGACGCTCGCGGCGCGCTATCCGCTGGCGCTGATTTCGCCGCCGGCGCGCAATTTCCTCAACACCAGCTTCGCGAACCTGCCACGCTTCATCGGCGAGGAACGCGGTCCGTCGCTCGAGATCCACCCTGACGATGCGGCGGCGCGCGGCATCGTCGAAGGCGACCGGCTGCGCATCTTCAACGACCGCGGCGCGTTCCACGCGCGCGCGGTGCCGACCGATCGCGTGCGACCCGGCCTCGTCGTCGCACCGTCGGTGTGGTGGCGCAAGCTGTCCGGCGATGGCGAAAACGTGAACGCGGTGACCTCAAAAGCGCTGACCGACATGGGCGGCGGGCCGACGTTCTACGACTGTCTCGTCGAGGTCGCGAAGGAGACGCACGATGACTGA
- a CDS encoding type II toxin-antitoxin system prevent-host-death family antitoxin encodes MRPVPVFEAKNRLSELLTLVERGEEIAITRRGVAVARLVAMDADASSGDAARRQAVGEVFADLRRLRESFDLEMDGDGDLKAIAREGLA; translated from the coding sequence ATGAGGCCTGTACCCGTCTTTGAAGCCAAGAACCGGCTGTCCGAGCTGCTGACCCTTGTCGAGCGGGGGGAGGAGATCGCGATCACGCGGCGGGGGGTGGCGGTCGCGCGACTCGTCGCCATGGATGCGGACGCATCATCGGGCGATGCCGCGCGCCGGCAGGCCGTGGGTGAGGTGTTCGCCGATCTGCGCCGCTTGCGTGAGTCGTTCGATCTCGAGATGGATGGCGACGGCGACTTGAAAGCGATCGCGCGCGAAGGTCTGGCATGA